Proteins encoded in a region of the Elizabethkingia bruuniana genome:
- the secY gene encoding preprotein translocase subunit SecY yields the protein MKGFIQTLKNIWSLEELRNKLVFTFTLILVYRFASYISLPAINMAEVGNLLQVYQNQGGSKQASGLLGLLSSFTGGAFSRASIMALGIMPYISASIIVQLMGMAIPYLQKLQKDGESGRKTLNQITRWLTIAVCLVQAPSYLGSITGLFLPYTQFSSAYYIDPNSIMFWLPSIVILVTGSVFAMWLGEKITDKGIGNGISILIMVGILADLPMAFIHEFQTQTGKGGLGTIIILVEVLFWLLVILLAIILSVAVRKIPIQYVSRAQARGGVSRNLMEGARQWIPLKVNAAGVMPIIFAQALMFVPGLLTKVDETNTFLAGFKNVFSWQYNVLFAILIIIFSFFYTAITIPVNQMADDLKRNGGLIPKVRPGKETADYLDDILSKITLPGAIFLSIFAVLPAIVHGTVVQTDRFALFFGGTSLLILVGVVLDTVQQINTYLLNHHYDGLMQSKLSRNPNL from the coding sequence ATGAAAGGATTTATACAGACACTTAAAAACATTTGGAGTTTAGAAGAACTTAGGAACAAGTTAGTTTTTACGTTCACGCTCATCTTGGTGTATAGATTCGCATCTTATATTTCCCTACCGGCCATTAATATGGCAGAGGTAGGGAATCTTTTGCAAGTATACCAGAACCAAGGAGGAAGCAAACAAGCTTCTGGGCTTTTAGGCTTACTTTCTTCGTTCACCGGAGGTGCATTTAGCCGTGCATCTATTATGGCATTAGGGATTATGCCTTACATTTCGGCATCTATTATCGTTCAGTTGATGGGGATGGCTATTCCTTATCTTCAGAAATTGCAGAAAGATGGTGAAAGTGGGAGAAAAACCCTTAATCAGATTACGCGTTGGTTAACCATCGCTGTATGTTTGGTTCAAGCGCCTTCATATTTAGGTTCTATTACAGGATTGTTCTTGCCTTATACGCAGTTCAGTTCTGCTTATTATATAGATCCTAATTCTATTATGTTCTGGTTACCAAGTATTGTTATTTTGGTGACAGGATCTGTTTTCGCCATGTGGCTTGGAGAGAAAATTACTGATAAAGGAATCGGTAATGGTATCTCTATTCTTATTATGGTGGGGATCCTTGCAGACCTTCCTATGGCTTTCATTCACGAGTTTCAGACTCAGACTGGTAAAGGTGGTTTAGGTACTATCATTATCTTAGTAGAGGTTCTGTTCTGGTTATTGGTAATCCTTTTAGCAATTATATTATCAGTTGCTGTAAGAAAAATCCCAATTCAGTATGTAAGCCGCGCTCAGGCAAGAGGAGGAGTTTCCAGAAACTTAATGGAAGGTGCCAGACAGTGGATACCTTTAAAAGTAAACGCTGCCGGAGTTATGCCAATCATTTTTGCTCAGGCATTAATGTTTGTTCCGGGGTTACTAACAAAAGTAGATGAGACCAATACATTTCTTGCAGGCTTTAAAAATGTTTTCAGCTGGCAGTACAATGTATTGTTTGCGATACTGATTATAATCTTTTCATTCTTCTACACTGCTATTACCATTCCGGTAAATCAGATGGCTGATGACCTTAAAAGGAATGGGGGGTTAATCCCTAAAGTAAGACCTGGAAAAGAGACGGCAGATTATCTGGATGATATTTTATCCAAAATAACCTTGCCGGGTGCGATTTTTTTGTCTATCTTTGCAGTCCTTCCAGCAATAGTACATGGAACTGTTGTGCAAACTGACAGGTTTGCTCTGTTCTTCGGTGGTACATCATTGTTGATTTTGGTTGGTGTTGTCTTGGATACTGTTCAACAAATTAACACATATTTGTTGAATCATCACTATGATGGGTTAATGCAGTCTAAATTATCAAGAAACCCCAACTTATAG
- the infA gene encoding translation initiation factor IF-1, with protein MAKQKHIEQDGVIVEALSNAMFRVELENGHILIAHISGKMRMHYIKLLPGDKVRLELSPYDLSKGRITFRY; from the coding sequence ATGGCAAAACAAAAGCATATAGAACAGGATGGCGTGATAGTGGAAGCACTATCTAACGCCATGTTTCGTGTGGAGTTGGAAAATGGGCATATTCTTATCGCTCATATTTCCGGTAAGATGAGAATGCATTATATCAAACTTTTACCAGGAGACAAAGTAAGATTAGAGTTATCTCCTTACGATTTATCAAAAGGGAGAATAACATTCAGGTATTAA
- the ykgO gene encoding type B 50S ribosomal protein L36, which yields MKVRASIKKRSADCKIVRRKGRLYIINKKNPKFKQRQG from the coding sequence ATGAAAGTTAGAGCATCAATTAAGAAAAGGAGTGCGGACTGTAAGATTGTAAGACGTAAAGGACGTCTTTATATCATTAACAAGAAGAACCCAAAATTTAAACAAAGACAAGGTTAA
- the rpsM gene encoding 30S ribosomal protein S13, with protein sequence MARIAGVDLPKNKRGVIGLTYIYGVGRSTASDILKSAGISEDKKVNEWNDDELAAIRNFISENIKVEGELRSEKQLNIKRLMDIGCQRGIRHRLGLPLRGQRTKNNSRTRKGKRKTVANKKKASK encoded by the coding sequence ATGGCAAGAATTGCAGGGGTAGATTTACCTAAAAACAAAAGAGGAGTAATTGGACTTACTTACATCTACGGAGTAGGAAGAAGCACCGCTTCTGATATTCTTAAGAGCGCTGGTATCAGCGAAGATAAGAAAGTCAATGAATGGAATGACGATGAATTGGCAGCGATCAGAAACTTCATCTCTGAAAACATTAAAGTTGAAGGAGAACTAAGATCTGAAAAGCAATTGAACATCAAAAGATTGATGGACATTGGATGCCAACGAGGAATACGTCACAGACTTGGATTACCTTTAAGAGGCCAAAGAACGAAAAATAATTCTAGAACCCGTAAAGGAAAGAGAAAAACTGTTGCTAACAAGAAGAAGGCAAGTAAATAA
- the rpsK gene encoding 30S ribosomal protein S11 → MAKQTKVVKKRKVKVEAIGEAHIQASFNNIIISLTNKNGEVISWASAGKMGFRGSKKNTPFAAQMAAENCSQVAYEAGLRRVKVFVKGPGAGRESAIRTIHNSGIEVSEIVDITPMPHNGCRPPKRRRV, encoded by the coding sequence ATGGCAAAACAAACTAAAGTAGTTAAAAAAAGAAAAGTAAAAGTTGAAGCAATAGGCGAGGCACATATCCAAGCTTCTTTCAACAATATTATTATTTCTTTGACAAATAAAAACGGAGAGGTAATCTCTTGGGCATCTGCAGGTAAAATGGGCTTCAGAGGTTCTAAAAAGAATACACCATTTGCAGCACAAATGGCAGCTGAAAATTGTTCTCAGGTAGCTTATGAAGCAGGTCTTAGAAGAGTTAAAGTTTTTGTAAAAGGTCCTGGTGCTGGTAGAGAATCTGCTATCAGAACTATCCACAACTCAGGAATTGAAGTAAGTGAAATCGTTGATATCACTCCAATGCCGCACAACGGTTGTAGACCTCCAAAAAGAAGAAGAGTATAA